One Novipirellula galeiformis DNA segment encodes these proteins:
- a CDS encoding ComEC/Rec2 family competence protein: MAAVSVAAPDREAGWHFATFWPRHPLLLLAIAAAVGIVIDAWITQPFQSRVAFWGAVALVSCVLFVLGAAARKRFAVVLAVMSLAGLWHGYNDSRYQTASILNELAAYPEPAIVEGTVDRPVVLRRNPLADSVRGRDQSPWQSVLELQLHRVRMGQRFHACDGRVMVVGGGRLDHFRPGDTVRVHGELAPIMAPNNPGENDLRPVYRRRGIHARMDVDRENQIQLREQSFVLGRVVAGMATRSRELLLRHTGASAGPLAVALVIGQRDFVDPETRDLLLVTGTAHLLSVSGLHLAIVIILASGIAILLRFPLGAKIVWVLAICCLYTAITGGRPPVMRAAVLVAMVMFSLWFKRPAQPINTLSLAALILLAINPENLFHVGVQLSFLAVATLFLCQGRAVTHSHAAGLAIENEQRIDALIESSQSATVRYARIGWMWLGRMVWFSGCVTAISIPLVWHQFHMVSLISVATNVILSPFLFFSLASGVATVVVGWALESLAAIPGFLCGFGLQRMREIIGIAAEIPYGHFWLPSPPAAWVFVFYLVMVLSLCWPQSRASSHFRYGWIAFWMGAAWIMATTHSPLESGSFEATFVDVGHGTSVVLRDDRGRVFLYDCGRLANEMGSSRDIDATLWSLGVTRLDAIFLSHADSDHYNAIPGVLRRFQVDRIITPPGMLGKQELGLRATREAIESANVPVIEVHDAVLVPELPPEFSLLHPPKRRVAGNDNANSLVLQVDVGGRALLLPGDLEPPGTEVLINKRRPPLGSVLMAPHHGSLTMDAESILQWSRPAEVIVSGGKRSRKPAVRAMLNTTGAGVYVTAEVGAVRVRIGRDGEVEVRSWKRSPW, from the coding sequence CTCTGTTACTGCTGGCGATCGCCGCTGCGGTTGGCATCGTGATCGACGCTTGGATCACACAGCCCTTTCAAAGTCGAGTCGCGTTTTGGGGGGCGGTCGCACTGGTTTCCTGCGTTTTGTTCGTGTTGGGGGCTGCCGCACGAAAGCGATTCGCAGTCGTTTTGGCTGTCATGTCGTTGGCGGGGCTGTGGCATGGCTACAACGACTCTCGCTATCAAACAGCATCGATTCTGAACGAGTTAGCAGCGTATCCGGAGCCCGCGATCGTCGAGGGGACCGTGGATCGGCCGGTGGTGCTTCGCCGCAATCCGTTGGCCGATTCCGTGCGGGGGCGAGATCAATCGCCGTGGCAATCGGTGCTTGAATTACAGCTTCATCGTGTTCGCATGGGGCAACGTTTTCACGCCTGTGATGGACGCGTGATGGTCGTCGGTGGCGGGCGGTTGGATCACTTTCGTCCGGGGGACACGGTTCGGGTTCATGGCGAATTAGCTCCGATCATGGCACCGAATAACCCAGGTGAAAACGATTTGCGTCCGGTGTATCGGCGTCGTGGGATTCACGCCCGAATGGATGTCGATCGAGAGAACCAGATTCAATTGCGTGAGCAATCATTCGTTCTCGGTCGTGTGGTCGCAGGCATGGCCACGCGTAGTCGCGAACTGCTTTTGCGGCACACCGGTGCATCGGCGGGGCCGTTGGCGGTGGCGTTGGTGATCGGGCAACGCGACTTCGTCGATCCCGAGACACGCGACTTGTTGCTTGTCACCGGCACGGCGCATTTGTTGAGTGTCAGTGGCTTGCATCTTGCGATCGTGATCATTTTAGCCAGCGGCATTGCGATCCTGTTGCGATTCCCGCTGGGAGCAAAAATCGTCTGGGTTTTGGCGATTTGTTGTTTGTATACCGCGATCACCGGAGGTCGCCCGCCGGTGATGCGTGCGGCGGTATTGGTGGCAATGGTGATGTTTTCACTGTGGTTCAAGCGACCGGCGCAACCGATCAATACTTTGTCGTTGGCCGCACTAATCTTGCTCGCGATCAATCCCGAGAATCTGTTTCACGTTGGCGTTCAGCTCTCATTCTTAGCCGTGGCAACTTTGTTTTTGTGTCAGGGCCGCGCGGTCACTCATTCGCATGCGGCGGGTTTGGCGATCGAAAATGAACAACGAATCGACGCCTTGATCGAATCCTCTCAATCGGCCACGGTTCGCTATGCGCGGATCGGATGGATGTGGCTCGGACGCATGGTGTGGTTCAGCGGCTGTGTGACCGCGATCAGCATTCCGTTGGTGTGGCACCAATTTCATATGGTTTCATTGATCAGTGTGGCGACCAATGTGATCTTGAGTCCGTTTTTGTTTTTCTCGTTGGCGTCGGGCGTTGCCACGGTCGTGGTGGGATGGGCGTTGGAATCGTTGGCCGCGATCCCTGGTTTTCTATGCGGGTTTGGACTGCAGCGAATGCGAGAGATTATCGGCATTGCGGCGGAGATTCCGTATGGCCATTTCTGGCTCCCCTCGCCCCCCGCGGCTTGGGTGTTTGTGTTCTATTTGGTGATGGTGCTCTCACTGTGTTGGCCGCAGAGTCGAGCGAGTTCTCATTTTCGTTACGGCTGGATTGCGTTTTGGATGGGGGCCGCTTGGATCATGGCCACCACCCATTCGCCGCTCGAAAGTGGATCGTTTGAAGCGACCTTCGTCGACGTCGGGCATGGCACGAGCGTGGTTTTACGAGACGATCGTGGACGCGTTTTTCTCTACGATTGCGGTCGCTTGGCAAACGAGATGGGCAGTAGTCGTGATATCGATGCGACGCTTTGGTCGCTCGGAGTGACCCGTTTAGACGCGATCTTTCTCTCTCATGCCGATTCGGATCACTACAATGCCATCCCGGGGGTGTTGCGGCGTTTCCAAGTCGATCGCATCATCACGCCCCCTGGGATGCTCGGCAAACAAGAACTGGGATTGAGAGCCACGCGTGAGGCAATTGAGTCCGCCAACGTGCCCGTGATTGAAGTCCATGATGCGGTGCTCGTGCCCGAGTTGCCGCCAGAATTTTCGTTGTTACATCCGCCGAAACGAAGGGTTGCCGGCAATGACAATGCGAACAGTTTAGTGTTGCAAGTCGATGTGGGGGGACGGGCGTTGTTGTTGCCCGGCGATCTTGAACCGCCAGGAACCGAAGTGTTGATTAACAAGCGGCGGCCACCGCTAGGCAGTGTTTTGATGGCGCCGCATCACGGCAGTTTGACGATGGATGCAGAGTCGATTTTGCAATGGTCACGCCCGGCCGAGGTGATCGTCAGCGGCGGCAAACGCTCGAGAAAGCCAGCGGTTCGCGCGATGTTAAACACCACCGGGGCTGGGGTCTACGTGACGGCGGAAGTAGGCGCCGTGCGGGTTCGCATCGGCCGGGATGGCGAGGTCGAAGTGCGATCATGGAAACGATCGCCGTGGTAA
- a CDS encoding S1C family serine protease, producing the protein MNSFPSARRTATGLFAILLATLVATDTLHAQESRTAEWLRQGFSVKVSHRRDNGEMMQLVRPILSAVEQSVVQVISGGRTAALGTIVGAEGYVLTKRSELSGGDPIRVRLYDGRLLPARVAAVRRANDLALLKIDADTHVKPAEFYPQLPPVGSFLITTGRTGRPIGIGSLGVLERRVDHKGRLGVVLGNSSNGRARVQGVWPDSGADEAGIEPEDQIIAINGREVFTSDNVITTLRGMFPGESVQLTIVRAGSTMEMNAGIREFGVLQESENDSRVNGPRNARLSGFERVFQHDTLLDPDQCGGPVLDSSGRVIGLNIARAGRVVSYALPSSLVLPELNSMLQEVRGSVE; encoded by the coding sequence TTGAACTCTTTTCCATCTGCCCGGCGAACCGCTACCGGCTTGTTCGCCATCCTCCTTGCTACGCTTGTCGCTACCGATACGCTGCACGCTCAAGAATCACGTACCGCGGAGTGGCTTCGCCAAGGTTTCAGCGTCAAGGTTTCGCACCGCCGCGACAACGGCGAGATGATGCAACTGGTTCGCCCAATCCTCTCTGCGGTTGAGCAATCGGTGGTCCAAGTGATCAGCGGCGGCCGAACCGCGGCATTGGGGACCATCGTCGGTGCCGAAGGATATGTGCTGACGAAGCGTAGTGAGCTGAGCGGGGGAGACCCGATTCGAGTCCGGCTTTACGATGGTCGGTTGTTGCCCGCGCGTGTGGCCGCGGTGCGACGGGCAAATGATCTCGCCTTACTCAAAATCGATGCGGACACTCACGTCAAACCCGCCGAGTTTTATCCGCAGCTACCGCCTGTGGGAAGTTTTCTGATCACCACCGGTCGCACGGGACGTCCGATTGGCATTGGCAGCCTCGGCGTGCTCGAACGCCGCGTCGATCACAAAGGACGACTGGGCGTCGTCCTCGGCAACAGCAGCAATGGGCGGGCACGCGTGCAAGGCGTTTGGCCCGACAGTGGTGCGGACGAGGCAGGCATCGAACCCGAGGACCAAATCATCGCGATCAATGGACGCGAAGTCTTTACCAGCGACAACGTGATCACCACCCTACGTGGGATGTTCCCGGGCGAGAGTGTTCAATTAACGATCGTCCGAGCCGGCAGCACGATGGAAATGAACGCGGGCATTCGCGAGTTTGGGGTGCTGCAAGAATCCGAAAACGACTCACGCGTCAATGGACCACGCAACGCACGACTGAGCGGCTTCGAACGCGTCTTCCAACACGACACCCTGTTGGATCCCGATCAATGTGGCGGTCCCGTTCTCGATTCCTCTGGACGCGTGATCGGATTGAACATTGCCCGAGCCGGTCGCGTGGTCAGCTACGCCTTGCCCTCGTCGTTAGTGCTGCCTGAGCTGAACAGCATGCTACAAGAAGTCCGCGGCAGTGTGGAGTAA
- a CDS encoding S1C family serine protease — protein MESVLNPTEALISPAIAPALKIRCLVILALGLVIAASAPIAPLEAQQLFPSPSESSSASVSPNGTLVSVPSPLQPLLRKGGIPSSLDQMQLLEKQQQRVAAQAKNCTVSVQIGAAQGCGVIITESGYILTAAHVAMRPKKNAVIKLQDGRTVTATTYGMNRSVDAGLIKINDGQNEGRPWQHATLGTSEHLVPGMWCIATGHPGGYDRERGPVTRVGRILTVRPDAIVTDCALIGGDSGGPLFDIEGRLIAVHSRIGNDVADNLHIPVDHYDFSWKRLAASEAWGVLPGFRPVLGVRGNQTEEVARVLEVNKGSPAEDAGIQVNDIVERFGEMTVTDFASLSKAVSDTMPGERVEIWVNRQDQRIRVVVEIGRAD, from the coding sequence ATGGAGTCCGTATTGAATCCAACCGAAGCGTTAATCTCCCCGGCAATCGCTCCGGCGCTCAAGATCAGGTGCTTGGTAATCTTGGCACTCGGGTTGGTCATAGCCGCGTCCGCCCCGATCGCCCCGCTGGAAGCTCAACAGTTATTCCCGTCTCCTTCGGAATCCTCGTCCGCTTCGGTGTCCCCCAACGGCACGCTCGTCTCGGTTCCCAGTCCGCTGCAGCCATTGCTCCGCAAAGGCGGGATCCCATCGTCGCTGGACCAAATGCAACTTTTGGAAAAACAGCAACAACGGGTCGCCGCGCAAGCAAAAAACTGTACCGTTAGCGTTCAGATTGGTGCCGCTCAGGGTTGCGGCGTGATCATTACCGAATCGGGATACATTTTGACCGCGGCGCACGTCGCGATGCGGCCCAAAAAGAACGCCGTGATTAAGTTGCAAGATGGTCGGACGGTGACCGCGACGACGTATGGGATGAATCGTAGCGTCGATGCCGGTTTGATCAAAATCAACGACGGTCAAAACGAAGGCCGTCCCTGGCAACACGCCACCTTAGGAACGAGCGAGCATTTAGTTCCTGGCATGTGGTGCATCGCCACCGGTCATCCCGGAGGCTACGATCGCGAGCGAGGTCCGGTCACCCGCGTGGGGCGAATCTTAACGGTTCGTCCTGATGCGATCGTCACCGATTGTGCCTTGATTGGGGGCGACAGCGGTGGCCCGCTGTTTGATATCGAAGGACGCTTGATCGCTGTCCACAGCCGGATTGGAAACGATGTTGCCGACAACTTACACATCCCGGTCGACCATTATGATTTCTCTTGGAAACGGCTCGCGGCCAGCGAAGCCTGGGGCGTGTTGCCCGGATTCCGCCCGGTGCTGGGCGTCAGGGGCAACCAAACCGAAGAGGTGGCACGAGTGCTAGAGGTCAACAAAGGATCTCCGGCTGAGGATGCCGGTATCCAAGTCAATGATATCGTCGAGCGATTCGGCGAGATGACGGTGACCGATTTTGCTTCACTGAGCAAGGCCGTCTCCGATACAATGCCAGGAGAACGGGTTGAGATTTGGGTCAACCGCCAAGATCAACGGATTCGCGTCGTCGTTGAGATCGGACGCGCGGATTAA
- a CDS encoding SDR family oxidoreductase has protein sequence MPKSRVLIVGCGYLGSVVADFARDAGHTVYTTTRRPSRATELQRRGFQPIVADWTDRSRLQRLPEVDRVLVAVSYDASSGVSRYESQVGGLRNLLGVVNPQAPLCYISTTGVYHQTDGRWVDERSPTKPNREGGKVHLQAEDLLHRHRPNAPWTILRLAGIYGPDRVPRIANLLKGQPIASPEEGYLNLIHVVDAARAVIAAWQHPEHRLFVVGDDEPMQRREFYCQIARQCGVSPPVFQAPEQGSAKQMRSESNKRIWNRRLKEKLLPKLAFPTYREGLAQILKNQRF, from the coding sequence ATGCCTAAATCTCGTGTCTTGATCGTCGGATGCGGTTATCTCGGCTCCGTGGTTGCCGATTTTGCCCGTGATGCCGGACATACGGTTTACACCACCACCCGCCGTCCGTCGCGGGCCACTGAGCTGCAGCGTCGTGGATTTCAGCCCATTGTTGCCGATTGGACCGATCGTTCCCGTTTGCAGCGGCTGCCGGAGGTGGATCGGGTGCTGGTCGCGGTCAGCTATGACGCGTCGAGTGGAGTCTCTCGCTACGAATCCCAGGTCGGCGGACTGCGGAATTTATTGGGGGTGGTCAATCCGCAAGCCCCTCTGTGTTACATCAGTACGACGGGCGTTTATCACCAAACCGATGGGCGTTGGGTCGATGAACGCTCGCCGACAAAGCCGAATCGCGAAGGGGGGAAGGTGCATTTGCAAGCGGAAGATCTGTTGCATCGCCATCGTCCCAATGCGCCCTGGACGATCCTTCGTTTGGCGGGAATTTACGGGCCAGACCGGGTGCCACGGATTGCCAATCTCCTCAAGGGGCAACCGATCGCCTCACCCGAAGAGGGTTACTTGAATCTGATCCATGTGGTCGATGCAGCCCGTGCCGTGATCGCAGCGTGGCAGCATCCTGAGCACCGCTTGTTTGTCGTTGGCGATGACGAGCCGATGCAACGACGCGAGTTTTATTGCCAAATCGCACGCCAATGTGGCGTTTCGCCTCCTGTTTTCCAGGCTCCGGAGCAGGGATCCGCCAAACAAATGCGGAGTGAAAGCAATAAGCGGATTTGGAATCGCCGATTGAAGGAGAAATTGCTACCCAAGCTCGCCTTTCCGACCTACCGTGAAGGTTTGGCTCAAATTTTGAAAAATCAGCGATTTTAA
- a CDS encoding MBL fold metallo-hydrolase translates to MLIRKPIFPGVIELNFQAGEVLGCNVYLVYDQDEWILIDIGYEETVDDYIEIIRQLDFPISRCKTLVATHADVDHIQGLAKAKQLLKTSVTGHPNAVKPLRDGDTLITLAEIEAQNLKLAMPPVDVEHQVNDGDIINVGNIELEVWHTPGHTDSQLAFRHGDVLLSGDNIYRDGCIGAIDAHHGSDIKAFVKSLERIRDSDVKWLAPSHGPIFRNDKDLLNRTIDRLRGYLKMADFGTLADSWPLMDQWDDEVAEGILPEGLVPPKP, encoded by the coding sequence ATGTTGATTCGTAAACCCATTTTTCCAGGCGTGATCGAGCTTAATTTTCAAGCAGGCGAAGTGCTTGGTTGCAACGTCTACCTGGTCTACGATCAAGATGAATGGATCTTGATCGACATTGGTTACGAGGAGACGGTCGATGATTACATCGAAATCATCCGCCAGCTTGATTTTCCAATCTCGCGTTGCAAGACGCTCGTGGCCACGCATGCCGACGTCGATCACATCCAAGGGCTCGCCAAGGCAAAGCAACTGCTCAAAACCTCGGTCACCGGGCATCCCAATGCGGTCAAGCCACTGCGTGACGGGGACACCTTGATCACGTTGGCGGAAATCGAAGCCCAGAATCTGAAGCTTGCGATGCCGCCCGTCGACGTCGAACATCAAGTCAACGATGGCGACATCATTAACGTCGGCAACATCGAGCTAGAGGTTTGGCATACGCCCGGGCACACCGACAGCCAATTGGCCTTTCGCCATGGCGATGTCTTGCTCAGCGGTGATAATATTTATCGCGATGGTTGCATCGGAGCAATCGACGCTCATCACGGCAGCGACATCAAGGCGTTTGTTAAATCGCTCGAGCGGATTCGCGATAGTGACGTCAAATGGTTGGCGCCGAGTCATGGCCCGATCTTCCGCAACGACAAAGATCTGCTCAATCGCACCATTGATCGTCTTCGTGGCTACTTGAAAATGGCCGACTTTGGGACACTCGCGGACAGT